Below is a window of Mucilaginibacter sp. PAMC 26640 DNA.
GGTAGGTGCGCTCATAGCCCGAAAAAACATTTGCTCTTAACGTGCTGTTTGCGCCATAATAAGCGCCGCTTACAAAAAACGACTTCAAATCGGCAGAGGCTCTATCGATGTAACCATCCGATTTAATGCGTGATAGCCGGCCGTCTACACTGAATTTACCACCCAACAAACCAGTACCCAGGCTAACTGTGTTCTTAACCGTACCGTATGAGCCTACTGAATTGTTGATATCCGCATATCCGGTATCGCGACGGGTTGCCGTTTGTACATTTATACTCCCACCAAATGCACCGGCGCCATTGGTTGATGTACCTACACCTCGCTGCACCTGTATATTGTTTACAGACGAAGCAAAATCCGGAAGATCTACAAAGTAGGAACCCTGGCTTTCCGCATCGTTGTAAGGGATACCATTAATGGTAACATTTACCCGGCTAGCGTCTGATCCGCGAATGCGGATTCCTGTATAACCAATGCCTGCGCCGGCATCTGAAGTGATTACAGCGGAGGGCGTCTGACTAAGCAAAAAAGGCAAATCCTGGCCGAAGTTATTTTTCTCCAGATCTTTTTTACTTAAGTTGGTAAATGCGGTAGGCGAGTTTTTGCCGGCCCGGGTAGCAATCACGGTAACCTCTTCTACGCCAAGTGTGCCGTTTGTAAGTGTTAAATTAAGTACAACATCGCTGTTTACCTGCACAGCCTTGCTTAAGGTTTGATAGCCGATAAAACTAATCCGCAGCAGTCGGCTACCTGCGGCAATATCGCTTAGTTGGTATTTGCCGTTTACATCTGTTTGCACATTTTTAGCCGGGCTGGCCAGGCTAACGGTTGCGCCGGGCAATACCTCGCCGGATTGACTAGTGATTTTTCCGCTGATGGAAAATTGAGCCGACGCCAAAACTGGCAGCAGCAGGGCGAAGAGCGCCGCAAATAAATTTTTCAAAATTTTTTGAACAAAAAATGAGTTAAACCATCTGCTCGCCGGGATAAAACGGCAGTACACTTAACTTGTTACCTCTCCCTACGCCGGCATTACCCGGATCAGGTGCAGATCCCCCGGCCGCCTGTGAGAGGAGCAATTGTTCCTAAAGATGGACTTTAAGATTTTTTTGCTCCCCTTTAGGGGTCGGGGGATCATGGGTTTGATCTCAGCCTGTCTTTCAGTTTGGTAAAATAACCTGCAGATTATTTTTAGTACACCAAAGCAAGGCACCCCTTGAGAATTATGCTGCAAAGATAGAATTAGATGTGAGATTTAAGATATGAGATGTGAGAAAATGCGCTTTTTAGCGTATTCCTGCGGGTTTCTCTAAACTTCTTCTTTCTCAATACTCAAATCTCACATCTCATATCTCAAAAAAATGTACTTTTGCAAACTTTTTAAAAAGGAATTATGCTTAGAACACACACCTGCGGGCAATTAAATATCAGCAATTTAGGGGAAACAGTTACCCTTTGCGGATGGGTGCAAAAATCACGCGATTTGGGCGGTACCACTTTTATTGATGTACGCGACCGATACGGCTTAACCCAATTAGTTTTAAATACAGACACTGATGCCGACCTGCGCGAAGCAGGCCGCCAGTTAGGGCGCGAGTTTGTTATTAAAGTTACCGGCAAGGTAGTGGAACGTTCTAACAAAAACACAAAAATCCCAACCGGTGAAGTAGAAATTACCGTTACCGAACTGGAAATATTAAACGCCGCCAAAATTCCTCCGTTTTTAATAGAGGATGAAACGGACGGTGGCGAAGAGTTACGTGCCAAATACCGCTACCTGGATCTGCGCCGTAATCCTATCCGGAATAACCTGGTTTTGCGCCATAAAATGGCACAGGAGATCCGAAGATATTTATCTGACCTGGATTTTATTGAAGTGGAAACCCCGGTGCTGATCAAATCTACCCCGGAAGGTGCACGTGATTTTGTGGTGCCAAGCCGCATGAACCCGGGAGAGTTTTACGCGTTGCCGCAATCGCCGCAAACTTTTAAACAATTGCTGATGGTAAGCGGGTTCGACCGTTACTTTCAAATTGTGAAATGCTTTCGGGATGAGGATCTGCGTGCCGACCGCCAGCCGGAGTTTACCCAGATAGACTGCGAAATGTCTTTCATCACGCAGGAGGATATCCTGAATATATTCGAGGGCCTTACGCGACATTTATTCCGCAACGTAAAAGGATTGGAACTGGGTGATTTTCCGCGTATGCAATATGCTGACGCGATGCGTTTATATGGTTCTGATAAACCCGATACCCGTTTTGGGATGGAGTTTGTTGAACTGAACGATATGGTAAAAGGCAAAAACTTCAGCATTTTTGATAATGCGGAACTGGTTGTAGGCATTAATGCCAAAGGCTGCGCCGGCTATACCCGCAAACAAATTGATGAACTTACCGAGTGGATGAAACGCCCTCAAATTGGCGCTACCGGTTTGATCTATGCACGCCATAATGAAGATGGCACCATCAAATCATCGGTAGATAAGTTCTATAACGAAGAGGAACTGGCTAAATGGAGCGCTGCTTTCGGTACAGAAAAAGGTGATTTGATCCTGATCCTTGCCGGCTCCACCGACAAAGTACGCAAGCAACTGAACGAACTGCGCCTTGAAATTGGCGGCAGATTAGGCCTGCGCGATAAAAATAAGTTTGCTCCGCTTTGGGTGCTGGATTTTCCGCTTTTAGAGTGGGACGAAGAAACAGAGCGTTACCATGCTATGCACCACCCATTTACCTCGCCAAAGCCGGAGGATATAGCAATGCTGGATACCGACCCTAAAAATGTACGCGCCAACGCTTATGATTTGGTGATCAACGGAACAGAAATTGGCGGCGGCTCTATTCGGATCCACGACCGTGCACTACAATCCCTGATGTTTAAACACCTGGGCTTTTCTGCAGAAGAAGCGCAAAAACAATTTGGCTTTTTAATGGATGCCTTTGAATACGGCGCACCTCCGCACGGTGGTATAGCCTTCGGTTTCGACAGGTTGACCTCCATTTTTGCAGGCCTTGATTCGATCCGTGATGTGATCGCTTTCCCTAAGAATAACTCGGGCCGCGATGTCATGATCGATTCGCCATCAACCATCGCTGATGCCCAACTGAATGAATTAAAAATCAAAACAACTGTATCACAAAGCTAAAAATGCCCGTTTACCTTTATATGAAAAGAATTTTATTAGTACTCAGCCTGGTGATCATTGGATTTTCGGCATGTAAAAAAGAAAAAACGGTCAATGCATCAGAGCAAGCCGCTATCGATGATAAAGCTATCCAGGCTTACCTGGCAGCAAATCCGAGCATTACAGCTACCAAAGATGCTTCCGGTGTTTATTACCAGGTTATTACTGCGGGCACAGGCAATTTCCCAACGGCTACATCAACCGTTAGCGTTAATTATTCAGGCAAATTACTTAGCGGCAGCCAGTTCGATGCGGGCTCAATTTCTAAGTATTCATTAACAAGTCTTATAAAGGGCTGGCAATATGGCGTTCCGCATGTGCAGGCAGGAGGCCGTATTTTGCTTATTATCCCATCGGGTTTGGCTTATGGTACATCATCGCCGGGTGCATCCATTCCCGCAAATTCAGTATTGATATTTACTATTGATCTGTTGAGTTTTACCTAATCAATATTTAATCAATTATTATAAAAGAGGCGCACCATTATACAGTGCGCCTCTTTTTCGTTTAGTTTGTCATGAACTACTTTTTATGTTTTTAAGTGCAAATTTTTATATTTAGGGAAAATCCAACCTTCCCAATATGAAAAGACTTTTACTCTTTGCATTTACGATTGCCAGTTTAGCTGCTTCGGGGCAAACCAAAGCGGTAATCTCCAAAAAAGCCGATGCTTTGCAGGATAAAATTGTAAACTGGCGACGCGATTTTCATGAACACCCCGAGTTGGGCAACCGTGAAATCCGAACCAGCGGTATCATAGCCAAACAT
It encodes the following:
- a CDS encoding aspartate--tRNA ligase, with the translated sequence MLRTHTCGQLNISNLGETVTLCGWVQKSRDLGGTTFIDVRDRYGLTQLVLNTDTDADLREAGRQLGREFVIKVTGKVVERSNKNTKIPTGEVEITVTELEILNAAKIPPFLIEDETDGGEELRAKYRYLDLRRNPIRNNLVLRHKMAQEIRRYLSDLDFIEVETPVLIKSTPEGARDFVVPSRMNPGEFYALPQSPQTFKQLLMVSGFDRYFQIVKCFRDEDLRADRQPEFTQIDCEMSFITQEDILNIFEGLTRHLFRNVKGLELGDFPRMQYADAMRLYGSDKPDTRFGMEFVELNDMVKGKNFSIFDNAELVVGINAKGCAGYTRKQIDELTEWMKRPQIGATGLIYARHNEDGTIKSSVDKFYNEEELAKWSAAFGTEKGDLILILAGSTDKVRKQLNELRLEIGGRLGLRDKNKFAPLWVLDFPLLEWDEETERYHAMHHPFTSPKPEDIAMLDTDPKNVRANAYDLVINGTEIGGGSIRIHDRALQSLMFKHLGFSAEEAQKQFGFLMDAFEYGAPPHGGIAFGFDRLTSIFAGLDSIRDVIAFPKNNSGRDVMIDSPSTIADAQLNELKIKTTVSQS